The Amycolatopsis sp. DG1A-15b genome window below encodes:
- a CDS encoding ABC transporter ATP-binding protein yields the protein MLLDVQDINVHYGKIAALKGMSIQVDEGEIVSLIGANGAGKTTTLKTISGLRPLTSGKILFNGQDISKTPGHKRVLLGIGQSPEGRGVFPGMTVQENLLMGAYTRKDDLQADLDEVYELFPRLNERRTQFGGTMSGGEQQMIAIGRALMTKPKVLLLDEPSMGLAPMLIAQIFDIIREINKRGTTVLLVEQNAQQALKLSDRAYVLETGRVVKSARGADLLDDPQVRAAYLGGDLGV from the coding sequence ATGCTTCTTGACGTCCAGGACATCAACGTCCACTACGGCAAGATCGCCGCCCTCAAGGGCATGAGCATCCAGGTCGACGAGGGCGAGATCGTGTCCCTGATCGGCGCCAACGGCGCCGGCAAGACCACGACGCTCAAGACGATCTCGGGCCTGCGCCCGCTGACCAGCGGCAAGATCCTTTTCAACGGCCAGGACATCTCGAAGACCCCGGGGCACAAGCGCGTGCTGCTCGGGATCGGCCAGTCGCCGGAGGGCCGGGGCGTGTTCCCCGGCATGACGGTGCAGGAGAACCTCCTGATGGGTGCCTACACCCGCAAGGACGACCTCCAGGCCGACCTCGACGAGGTCTACGAGCTGTTCCCCCGGCTGAACGAGCGCCGGACGCAGTTCGGCGGCACGATGTCGGGCGGCGAGCAGCAGATGATCGCCATCGGCCGCGCGCTGATGACGAAGCCGAAGGTGCTGCTGCTCGACGAGCCGTCGATGGGCCTGGCGCCGATGCTGATCGCGCAGATCTTCGACATCATCCGGGAGATCAACAAGCGCGGCACGACGGTGCTGCTGGTGGAGCAGAACGCCCAGCAGGCGCTGAAGCTGTCGGACCGGGCGTACGTGCTCGAGACGGGCCGCGTGGTCAAGAGCGCCCGCGGGGCCGACCTGCTGGACGACCCGCAGGTCCGTGCCGCCTACCTCGGTGGCGACCTGGGCGTCTGA
- a CDS encoding LysR family transcriptional regulator gives MDLDVAQVRAFVVTAEQRHFGRAAQSLFLTQQALSKRIRKLEDALATPLFLRTPRSVELTADGERFLPHARELVRVADAAVAAMGAEDRPLRLDLVDHRLSPMFLLRRLAAHEPGLRIDRVAGRGFANAIDPLLSGELDAAFGRVSGCGRPLPDELEHRPVRLEPLVALLAPEHPLAVLDVLRLDELRADGIWLPGLGGPAEWLSYLKELCDEFAVPIDDSGVSYDLRHTLEQTRYGKRRVTLAGADMELAPDLNLKVLPFEPSPLFPWSLVWRRGKAHPALRRLLAVAGRTSREEDWCAYDPEHAWLPAGDVSLAAAARTTR, from the coding sequence GTGGACCTCGACGTCGCCCAGGTCCGCGCGTTCGTGGTGACCGCGGAGCAGCGGCACTTCGGGCGCGCCGCCCAGTCGTTGTTCCTCACCCAGCAGGCGTTGTCGAAGCGGATCCGGAAGCTCGAAGACGCGCTCGCGACACCGTTGTTCCTGCGCACGCCCCGCTCGGTCGAGCTGACCGCCGACGGCGAACGGTTCCTCCCGCACGCGCGCGAGCTGGTGCGGGTGGCCGACGCCGCCGTGGCCGCGATGGGCGCCGAGGACCGGCCGTTGCGCCTCGACCTCGTCGACCACCGGCTCTCCCCCATGTTCCTGCTCCGCCGGCTGGCCGCGCACGAACCGGGGCTGCGCATCGACCGGGTCGCCGGCCGCGGGTTCGCGAACGCGATCGACCCGCTGCTGTCCGGGGAACTCGACGCCGCCTTCGGCCGGGTGTCCGGCTGCGGGCGGCCGCTGCCGGACGAGCTGGAACACCGGCCGGTCCGGCTCGAGCCGCTGGTCGCGCTGCTCGCGCCGGAGCACCCGCTGGCCGTGCTGGACGTGCTGCGCCTCGACGAGCTGCGCGCCGACGGGATCTGGCTGCCCGGGCTCGGCGGCCCCGCCGAGTGGCTGTCCTACCTGAAGGAGCTGTGCGACGAGTTCGCCGTGCCGATCGACGACTCCGGCGTCAGCTACGACCTGCGGCACACGCTCGAGCAGACGCGGTACGGCAAGCGGCGCGTCACCCTGGCCGGGGCCGACATGGAGCTGGCACCGGACCTCAACCTGAAGGTGCTGCCGTTCGAGCCGTCTCCGTTGTTCCCGTGGTCGCTGGTCTGGCGGCGCGGCAAGGCGCACCCGGCGCTGCGGCGGCTGCTGGCCGTCGCCGGGCGCACCAGCCGCGAAGAGGACTGGTGCGCCTACGACCCCGAGCACGCCTGGCTGCCCGCCGGCGACGTCAGCCTCGCAGCCGCCGCGCGAACCACTCGCTGA
- a CDS encoding branched-chain amino acid ABC transporter permease: MLQTLQDQFLGSTIGGLVLGSIYALVALGYTMVYGVLRLINFAHSEIFMIGTMTSLFILASIATSGNMALGFGAMILMLLLIMVVSGLVSGGSAVVLEQVAYRPLRKRGSSKLAALISAIGASVFLQELFALIIIPKVFGKSGRVPQAAPRFVDRDTLFPVGNAVVRTDQVLVIIGAVIVMVVLDQLVRRTRIGRGIRATAQDPEAAVLMGVSIDRIVRITFLLGGAMAGVASALYLMELENTGYRVGFVLGIKAFTAAVLGGIGNLRGALLGGIVLGLVENWSAIFLGSEWKDVTAFVVLVLVLMFRPTGILGESLQRARA, from the coding sequence ATGTTGCAGACCCTGCAAGACCAGTTCCTCGGCAGCACCATCGGCGGACTGGTTCTCGGCTCCATCTACGCCCTCGTCGCCCTCGGCTACACAATGGTCTACGGCGTCCTGCGGCTGATCAACTTCGCCCACTCCGAAATCTTCATGATCGGGACGATGACGTCCCTGTTCATCCTGGCCAGCATCGCCACCTCCGGCAACATGGCACTGGGCTTCGGTGCGATGATCCTCATGCTGCTGTTGATCATGGTCGTGTCGGGGCTCGTGTCCGGCGGCTCCGCCGTCGTGCTCGAACAGGTTGCCTACCGGCCGCTGCGCAAGCGCGGCTCGTCGAAGCTCGCGGCCCTGATCTCGGCGATCGGCGCGTCGGTGTTCCTCCAGGAACTCTTCGCCCTGATCATCATTCCCAAGGTGTTCGGAAAATCGGGCCGCGTCCCGCAGGCCGCACCGCGGTTCGTCGACCGCGACACGCTGTTCCCGGTCGGCAACGCCGTCGTCCGCACCGACCAGGTCCTGGTCATCATCGGCGCGGTGATCGTCATGGTGGTGCTGGACCAGCTGGTGCGGCGCACCCGCATCGGCCGCGGCATCCGGGCCACCGCCCAGGACCCCGAGGCCGCCGTGCTGATGGGCGTCTCGATCGACCGCATCGTGCGGATCACCTTCCTGCTGGGCGGCGCGATGGCCGGTGTGGCCTCCGCGCTCTACCTGATGGAACTCGAAAACACCGGTTACCGCGTCGGTTTCGTGCTCGGGATCAAGGCGTTCACCGCGGCCGTGCTCGGCGGTATCGGCAACCTGCGCGGCGCGCTCCTCGGCGGCATCGTGCTCGGCCTGGTCGAGAACTGGAGCGCGATCTTCCTCGGATCCGAGTGGAAGGACGTCACCGCGTTCGTGGTCCTCGTGCTCGTGCTCATGTTCCGCCCCACCGGCATTCTCGGTGAATCCCTCCAGCGAGCTCGCGCATGA
- a CDS encoding alpha/beta fold hydrolase, with amino-acid sequence MWQAWHDDPKCQRAPCLQRAVSITHPSSTARERSPRPCRAFLLVHGAWHSGRCWDRVVPLLESAGHSVIAPSLTGTGDRAHLLTPEVGLDTHVDDVARLIDKGDLEDMVLVGHSYGGGVISAAANLAPESIAHLVYVDSTAPKDGETAIDALPRLQRLIDLAAKSANPWRIPPPSEQPPPVGLLGVVAPADIAWLRTLLSDHPARSFQQPIQLDNPAAKSIPRTHIRCTDVNAKVTILPPVPELQPNGSPSQVGSLPTGHECMITMPRKLSDLLIRTASRIR; translated from the coding sequence ATGTGGCAGGCGTGGCACGATGATCCTAAATGTCAAAGAGCGCCCTGCCTCCAACGCGCGGTATCAATTACCCATCCGTCTTCAACCGCAAGAGAGAGGTCACCTCGACCATGCCGGGCGTTCTTGCTGGTGCACGGTGCTTGGCACAGCGGTCGATGCTGGGATCGAGTGGTACCGCTTCTCGAGTCCGCCGGCCATAGCGTGATTGCGCCGTCACTTACAGGCACCGGAGACCGGGCTCACCTGCTCACCCCGGAAGTGGGGCTCGACACGCACGTAGACGACGTGGCCAGGCTGATCGACAAAGGCGATCTCGAAGACATGGTACTCGTGGGACACAGCTACGGAGGCGGAGTCATCTCGGCCGCCGCCAACCTGGCGCCAGAAAGCATTGCGCACTTGGTGTACGTCGACTCCACTGCCCCGAAGGATGGCGAAACCGCGATCGACGCCCTACCGAGGTTGCAGAGGTTGATCGACCTCGCCGCAAAGTCCGCGAACCCGTGGCGCATTCCACCACCCTCAGAGCAGCCGCCGCCGGTTGGCCTACTCGGGGTCGTCGCGCCTGCCGATATCGCCTGGCTGCGCACATTACTCTCCGATCACCCCGCGCGGTCCTTCCAACAACCGATTCAGTTGGACAACCCAGCTGCAAAGTCGATTCCACGAACGCACATCCGTTGTACCGACGTGAACGCGAAAGTCACAATTCTGCCACCCGTCCCAGAACTACAGCCCAACGGGTCTCCGTCGCAGGTAGGGTCGTTGCCCACCGGCCATGAATGCATGATCACCATGCCCCGCAAACTCAGTGATTTGCTAATCAGGACAGCCTCTAGGATTCGCTGA
- a CDS encoding ABC transporter ATP-binding protein has translation MTPLLELDNITMRFGGVTALREVNISINEGEIFALIGPNGAGKTTVFNVVTGVYQPTEGQVRFDGDRIDGMKRFQVTKRGIARTFQNIRLFHNMSALENVMVGADAHHKTGAIGAVLGLPWHRKEEKRGRERARELLDFVGIGKVEHETAKNLSYGDQRRLEIARALATDPKLLLLDEPAAGMNPAEKNALQALIRKIRDDGRTVLLIEHDMGLVMHISDRLAVLDFGQKIAEGLPQEVQTNQKVIEAYLGVAEDAS, from the coding sequence GTGACTCCCTTGCTCGAGCTCGACAACATCACGATGCGCTTCGGCGGTGTCACCGCCCTGCGCGAAGTGAACATCTCCATCAACGAAGGCGAGATCTTCGCGCTCATCGGCCCGAACGGCGCCGGCAAGACCACGGTGTTCAACGTGGTCACCGGCGTCTACCAGCCGACCGAGGGCCAGGTGCGCTTCGACGGCGACCGCATCGACGGCATGAAGCGGTTCCAGGTCACCAAGCGCGGCATCGCCCGGACGTTCCAGAACATCCGGCTGTTCCACAACATGTCGGCGCTCGAGAACGTCATGGTCGGTGCCGACGCGCACCACAAGACCGGCGCGATCGGCGCGGTGCTCGGCCTGCCGTGGCACCGCAAGGAGGAGAAGCGCGGCCGCGAGCGGGCGCGTGAGCTGCTCGACTTCGTCGGCATCGGCAAGGTGGAGCACGAGACCGCGAAGAACCTCTCCTACGGCGACCAGCGCCGGCTGGAGATCGCGCGGGCGCTGGCCACCGACCCGAAGCTCCTGCTGCTCGACGAGCCCGCGGCGGGCATGAACCCGGCGGAGAAGAACGCCCTGCAGGCGCTGATCCGCAAGATCCGGGACGACGGCCGGACCGTGCTGCTCATCGAACACGACATGGGCCTGGTCATGCACATCAGCGACCGGCTGGCCGTGCTGGACTTCGGGCAGAAGATCGCGGAAGGGCTCCCTCAGGAAGTGCAGACCAACCAGAAGGTCATCGAGGCGTACCTGGGGGTGGCCGAAGATGCTTCTTGA
- a CDS encoding branched-chain amino acid ABC transporter permease produces MKGDGVTTQENTRRSFHPVNGAREWWGHAPMWQRYLVYIALIVFALILPAPWIGSFMSPASDWTSVLIFPIGTYILLAIGLNIVVGLAGMLDLGFVAFFAIGAYTVAIFGTKFGWNVWPTILVGIVLAAVSGVILGAPTLRLRGDYLAIVTLGFGEIVRITAQNTDGIGGARGITNIPHPSPVFGMEFLLDPAPYYYLILVAIVLVIVFSVRLQKSRVGRAWAAIREDEDAAELMGVPTFKFKLLAFAIGAMIGGFAGGIYASKAVFIAPDNFPFILSATILAAVVLGGAGNLPGVILGAFLVAWIPERLRAIEWLDHLTRKLIDKGPEEFRILLFGAVLVLMMALRPEGILPSRQRKAELREGTGGMGSLGGEVAGPDTEAAAEVAK; encoded by the coding sequence ATGAAAGGCGACGGTGTGACTACCCAGGAAAACACGCGCCGCTCGTTCCACCCGGTGAACGGGGCACGCGAGTGGTGGGGGCACGCGCCGATGTGGCAGCGTTACCTCGTCTACATCGCGTTGATCGTGTTCGCGCTGATCCTCCCGGCCCCCTGGATCGGCTCGTTCATGTCGCCCGCCTCGGACTGGACGAGCGTCCTGATCTTCCCGATCGGGACCTACATCCTGCTGGCGATCGGCCTGAACATCGTGGTCGGCCTGGCCGGCATGCTGGACCTCGGGTTCGTGGCGTTCTTCGCGATCGGCGCCTACACGGTCGCCATCTTCGGCACGAAGTTCGGCTGGAACGTCTGGCCGACGATCCTGGTCGGGATCGTGCTCGCCGCGGTGTCCGGCGTCATCCTCGGCGCCCCGACCCTGCGGCTGCGCGGTGACTACCTGGCCATCGTCACCCTCGGGTTCGGGGAGATCGTCCGGATCACCGCGCAGAACACCGACGGCATCGGCGGCGCCCGTGGTATCACCAACATCCCGCACCCGTCGCCGGTCTTCGGCATGGAGTTCCTGCTCGACCCGGCGCCGTACTACTACCTGATCCTGGTCGCGATCGTGCTGGTGATCGTGTTCTCGGTGCGGCTGCAGAAGAGCCGGGTCGGGCGCGCGTGGGCCGCGATCCGCGAGGACGAGGACGCCGCCGAGCTGATGGGCGTGCCGACGTTCAAGTTCAAGCTGCTCGCCTTCGCGATCGGCGCGATGATCGGTGGCTTCGCGGGCGGCATCTACGCCAGCAAAGCCGTGTTCATCGCCCCGGACAACTTCCCGTTCATCCTGTCCGCGACGATCCTCGCCGCGGTCGTGCTGGGCGGCGCGGGCAACCTGCCGGGCGTCATCCTCGGCGCGTTCCTGGTGGCGTGGATCCCCGAACGGCTTCGCGCGATCGAATGGCTGGACCACCTGACGCGGAAGCTGATCGACAAGGGCCCGGAGGAGTTCCGGATCCTGCTGTTCGGCGCCGTCCTGGTGCTGATGATGGCACTACGGCCCGAAGGCATCCTGCCCTCACGACAACGAAAAGCCGAGCTACGGGAAGGCACCGGCGGCATGGGCTCGCTCGGTGGCGAAGTGGCCGGACCGGACACCGAAGCCGCGGCGGAGGTGGCCAAGTGA
- a CDS encoding DUF4352 domain-containing protein, translating to MKLRLLAVVVLISAAGCQAEQPSTPAQKTYELPPRPVRPDETALELPPAKNGDTEFTLIGLAAGLPSITGSHTEFPAKGQFVRLRLVVTNTGTSSVLFDTKRQLLVDDEGVAHAPEEQAMTIKRQPAQFDLGHGVRVEFDLYWDIPKDRKPITLRAFGGPSITDMKNVTGTDIKL from the coding sequence GTGAAACTCCGCCTGCTGGCCGTCGTCGTCCTCATCAGCGCAGCAGGCTGCCAGGCCGAACAGCCCAGCACGCCCGCACAGAAGACCTACGAGCTGCCGCCGCGCCCGGTCCGCCCCGACGAGACCGCCCTCGAGCTGCCGCCGGCCAAGAACGGTGACACCGAGTTCACCCTCATCGGCCTGGCCGCCGGGCTGCCCAGCATCACCGGGAGCCACACGGAGTTCCCCGCGAAGGGCCAGTTCGTGCGGTTGCGGCTCGTCGTCACCAACACCGGCACCTCCAGCGTCCTGTTCGACACCAAGCGCCAGCTGCTCGTCGACGACGAAGGCGTCGCGCACGCGCCCGAAGAGCAGGCCATGACCATCAAGCGCCAGCCCGCCCAGTTCGACCTCGGGCACGGCGTGCGCGTCGAGTTCGACCTCTACTGGGACATCCCCAAGGACCGGAAGCCGATCACGCTCCGGGCCTTCGGCGGGCCGAGCATCACCGACATGAAGAACGTCACCGGCACCGACATCAAGCTGTGA
- a CDS encoding branched-chain amino acid ABC transporter substrate-binding protein, whose product MRFGRVLALAAATSLALAGCAGGGSSSNSGDGGTLKIGFMGDLTGENSGIVIPPRNGAQLAIDEYNATNPKTKLELKPYDSQGKADQATSLITTAIGSDKITALIGPAFSGESKAIGGQLEQNKIPSVSPSATNPGLAKNNWSYWHRVVANDDDQGPAIANFLITAKSPKSAFVISDDQEYSVGLADAFEKTFKEKGVTVQRDKFPKDAPDYSSTVQKVKAANPDIITFGGYYAQGGPLLKQLRDGGVKAIFATGDGSLDPQLVSGAGAAAAEGAVIGCPCNIPDAGATNEFATKYKAKFNVAPAIYATEGYDAATALINAIKAGNTTGEKINEFLKTEDFKGASKQIKFKANGEPETAAINVYQVVGGVIKNLGASTEAKITG is encoded by the coding sequence GTGCGTTTTGGACGGGTTCTCGCCCTCGCAGCGGCGACGTCGCTCGCGCTGGCGGGCTGCGCCGGTGGCGGCTCGTCCAGCAACAGTGGTGACGGCGGTACGCTGAAGATCGGGTTCATGGGCGACCTGACCGGGGAGAACTCCGGGATCGTGATCCCGCCCCGCAACGGTGCCCAGCTCGCGATCGACGAGTACAACGCCACGAACCCGAAGACCAAGCTCGAGCTGAAGCCCTACGACAGCCAGGGCAAGGCCGACCAGGCGACCTCGCTGATCACCACGGCGATCGGCTCGGACAAGATCACCGCGCTGATCGGCCCGGCCTTCTCCGGCGAGTCGAAGGCCATCGGCGGCCAGCTCGAGCAGAACAAGATCCCGAGCGTCTCGCCCTCGGCGACCAACCCGGGCCTGGCGAAGAACAACTGGAGCTACTGGCACCGCGTCGTGGCGAACGACGACGACCAGGGCCCCGCCATCGCCAACTTCCTGATCACGGCGAAGTCGCCGAAGTCGGCGTTCGTCATCTCGGACGACCAGGAGTACAGCGTCGGCCTCGCGGACGCGTTCGAGAAGACCTTCAAGGAGAAGGGCGTCACGGTTCAGCGCGACAAGTTCCCGAAGGACGCGCCGGACTACTCCTCGACCGTGCAGAAGGTCAAGGCGGCCAACCCGGACATCATCACCTTCGGTGGCTACTACGCGCAGGGCGGCCCGCTGCTCAAGCAGCTGCGTGACGGCGGCGTGAAGGCCATCTTCGCCACCGGTGACGGTTCGCTCGACCCGCAGCTGGTCTCGGGCGCGGGTGCCGCGGCCGCCGAAGGCGCGGTCATCGGCTGCCCGTGCAACATTCCGGACGCGGGCGCCACGAACGAGTTCGCCACCAAGTACAAGGCGAAGTTCAACGTCGCCCCGGCGATCTACGCGACCGAGGGCTACGACGCGGCGACCGCCCTCATCAACGCGATCAAGGCCGGCAACACCACCGGCGAGAAGATCAACGAGTTCCTGAAGACGGAAGACTTCAAGGGCGCGTCGAAGCAGATCAAGTTCAAGGCGAACGGTGAGCCCGAGACCGCCGCGATCAACGTGTACCAGGTCGTCGGCGGCGTCATCAAGAACCTCGGCGCGTCGACCGAAGCCAAGATCACCGGCTGA
- a CDS encoding response regulator → MTDQATEANGAATVPQRRVLVAEDEALIRLDLVEMLREEGYEVVGEAGDGEQAISLATDLKPDLVILDVKMPKLDGIEAAAKITGDRIAPVVILTAFSQRDLVERARDAGTMAYLVKPFAKRDLVPAIELAVSRFSELQALEAEVAGLTDRLETRKVIDRAKGLLMSRQGLTEPDAFRWIQRTAMDRRTTMKAVAEAVVESIGS, encoded by the coding sequence GTGACCGATCAGGCTACCGAGGCCAACGGTGCCGCCACCGTGCCGCAGCGTCGGGTGCTCGTTGCGGAGGATGAGGCTCTCATCCGGCTCGACCTCGTCGAAATGCTGCGTGAGGAGGGCTATGAGGTCGTCGGGGAGGCGGGGGATGGCGAGCAGGCCATCTCGCTGGCCACCGATCTGAAGCCCGATCTCGTGATCCTCGACGTCAAGATGCCCAAGCTGGACGGGATCGAAGCCGCCGCGAAGATCACCGGGGACCGGATTGCTCCCGTGGTCATTCTCACCGCCTTCAGCCAGCGGGATCTCGTCGAACGCGCGCGGGATGCCGGGACCATGGCCTACCTCGTCAAGCCCTTCGCCAAGCGGGACCTCGTGCCCGCCATCGAGCTCGCCGTCAGCCGGTTCTCCGAGCTGCAGGCCCTCGAGGCCGAGGTTGCCGGGCTCACCGACCGGCTCGAGACGCGGAAGGTCATCGACCGCGCCAAGGGTCTGCTCATGAGCCGGCAGGGGCTCACCGAGCCCGATGCCTTCCGGTGGATCCAGCGCACCGCCATGGACCGCCGGACCACCATGAAAGCCGTGGCCGAGGCCGTCGTCGAAAGCATCGGAAGCTAG
- a CDS encoding prolyl oligopeptidase family serine peptidase, translating into MGEMVEGVAAGVPFVAVPPADPDGPVALVAGWHLMDVPATERAMAEAVPMADLRAWRVYFGLPLSGARLPEGGPEEVFRRASEDAVLNVFEPVTEQAAAEFPAALADLRDRLPGATGPLGVFGGSAGAIVALEVLARGDVEITAAAVASPVVQLAPMITANERRFGVTYAWTERSRAVSARYDYVNRAAELTAPLLLVTGADDDVAVREPAAALHAKLGTELVTVDGMAHEFPPGTPAAARVDAAFSEWFARRLRG; encoded by the coding sequence ATGGGCGAGATGGTCGAGGGCGTGGCCGCGGGGGTGCCGTTCGTGGCGGTACCGCCGGCGGACCCGGACGGCCCGGTGGCGCTGGTGGCGGGCTGGCACCTGATGGACGTGCCGGCGACTGAGCGGGCGATGGCGGAAGCCGTCCCGATGGCGGACTTGCGGGCGTGGCGCGTGTACTTCGGGCTTCCGCTCTCCGGAGCGCGGCTGCCCGAGGGCGGCCCCGAGGAGGTCTTCCGGCGGGCGAGCGAGGACGCCGTCCTGAACGTCTTCGAGCCGGTGACCGAGCAGGCGGCGGCCGAGTTCCCGGCCGCGCTGGCCGACCTGCGCGACCGGCTGCCGGGCGCGACCGGGCCGCTCGGGGTGTTCGGCGGCTCGGCCGGGGCGATCGTGGCGCTGGAGGTCCTCGCCCGCGGCGACGTCGAGATCACCGCCGCGGCGGTGGCCAGCCCGGTCGTGCAGCTCGCACCGATGATCACCGCCAACGAGCGGCGCTTCGGGGTGACCTACGCGTGGACCGAGCGGTCCCGGGCGGTCTCGGCCCGCTACGACTACGTGAACCGGGCCGCCGAGCTGACCGCGCCGCTGCTGCTGGTCACCGGCGCGGACGACGACGTCGCCGTGCGCGAACCCGCGGCGGCGCTGCACGCGAAGCTGGGGACCGAGCTGGTGACGGTCGACGGGATGGCGCACGAATTCCCGCCGGGGACGCCGGCCGCGGCGCGGGTCGACGCGGCGTTCAGCGAGTGGTTCGCGCGGCGGCTGCGAGGCTGA